From the Falsirhodobacter halotolerans genome, the window TTTCACCGTCAGGGGTTTGCCCATCTCTTCCGACAGGTCGGCAACCATCTGGCGGCAGACGTTCGGGCCATAGCCTTCGTATTCCAACTCTCCGCCGGTATAGAAAGAGGTCGGCTTGTAGGCGTGGATCCCGCCGCAGACGACTTCGCCCGTGCGTTCGATCTTGTCCCACAGCGCCTCGGACAGGGCGGGGGTGGCGGCGGTGATCGCAAGGGTGGCGATGGCGGCAAGTCTGATGGTCATTGCATATCTCCCTGACGGTGACGCGGCGCGTTCCAGCCGCTTGATGACAAGCTTTCCCGCGCCGGGTTCGAAGCGCAAGATTATTTTTCGTGCATGAGCGCATTATATTCACAATCTGGACAATACGGTTTTCAAGCCGCGTCAAGCAATCGCATAGCGATTAAATAAGTCCGTTTGTCATCCATAAACCGATAAGGTTATCTTTAATTCTGGCAATCGGCGGTGGCATGGGGTTAGCTGGAGACCACATGCAGCGGCCGTCTGCGCGACGGAGGTGGAGGTTTCGGATGTATGAATTTGACTGGTCGGTCGTCCTGGACGGTGAGTTGTGGCTGCGCGCCGTCGGTGTAACGGTCGCCTATGCCTTCGTGACGGCGGTGGCGGGGCTCTTGCTGGGCGTCGTCCTCGGTCTCGTTCTGGTGGCGCGGGTTCCGGGCCTCGACTGGATCGTCAAGCTCTACATCCACATCTTCCGCTGCACGCCCTTGCTGGTGCAGATCGTCTGGTTCTTCTACGCCTTGCCGATGATCACCGGATACACCTTGCCGGACTGGTTCGCGGCGGGCCTTGGTCTCACCCTCTACATGGCGGCCTTCGCGGCGGAGATTTTCCGCGCCGGGGTCATCTCCATCGAAAAGGGGCAGTGGGAGGCGTCGACCGTCCTCGGCTTTTCCTATGTCACGCGGATGCGCCACATCATCCTGCCGCAGGCCACGCGGCGCATGATCCCGCCCATCGTCAGCCAGGCGATCCTGCAGCTGAAGAACACGTCGCTTCTGTCGGTCGTGGCGGTGCCGGACATCATGTATGCGGCGGGCGGGCTGACGATGGCCACCTATCGCCCGCTTGAGGTCTATACCTTCGCGGCGCTTCTTTATCTGGTCATCCTGACGCCGGTCACGCTGCTGGCCAATCGCTTCGAAATCAAACACTGAAGGGGGGGCGGGCATGATCAACGTCAGGAACCTGCGCAAGAGTTTCGGCACGCTTGAGGTGCTCAAGGGCATCGACCTGTCGGTGGCGGCGGGCGATGTGGCCGTGCTGATCGGCCCGTCGGGCTGCGGCAAATCCACCTTGCTGCGCTGTCTGAACCTGTTGGAACCGCCAAGTGCGGGCACGCTGGAAATCGCGGGCCGCCGCGTCGACTTCAACGATGGCAAGCGGGTGCGCGAGCGGGAACAGGCGGCCTTTCGCGCGGCGACGGGCATGGTATTCCAAAGCTTCAACCTGTTTCCGCACATGACGGTGTTGGAGAATGTGATGTCCGGCCCGCTCTTGAACGGTCTGCGCAGCCGGGCGGATGCGCGCGATCTTGCGGTGGCGCTGCTTGACCGTGTGGGGCTGGGGCATCGGATCGATCTTTACCCGCGGCAGATTTCCGGCGGGCAGGCGCAGCGTGTGGCCATCGCCCGCGCCCTTGCGCTGGAGCCGGAGGTGATGCTGTTCGACGAACCGACCTCGGCGCTGGACCCCGAACTGGTGGGCGAGGTGCTGGAGGTGATGCAGTCGCTTGCGCAGGACGGCACCACCATGATCGTCGTGACGCATGAGATGAGCTTTGCCCGCAATGTGGCCAACCGCGTGGTGTTCCTTGATGGCGGCGTGGTGGTCGAGAACGGACCGCCGGAACAGGTTCTGGACGCGCCGAAATCCGACCGCCTGCGCGCCTTCCTGTCCCGGGTGGGGCATGGCTGACGCCCCGTTCGGGGATTACGACGAGGCGCGGGCCAAGGCCCGCCGATACCTTCCGCGCGCGCTGTTCGACTATATCGATCGCGGAACGGAGGGTGAGCGGGCCTTGGCCGCCTTGCGCCAGGGCTTCGATGCGGTTCGGATCGTGCCGCGCGTGTTGCGGCCCGTCGCGGCCCCCGATATCGGCACGACCCTGATGGGACGCCGATATGCCAGCCCGTTCATCATCGCGCCGACGGCCCTTGCTGGCCTTGTCCGCCATGACGGAGAGGTGAAGATGGGCCGCGCCGCCGGACAGGCCGGGATCCCCTTTTGCGCGGCGACTCAATC encodes:
- a CDS encoding amino acid ABC transporter permease, encoding MYEFDWSVVLDGELWLRAVGVTVAYAFVTAVAGLLLGVVLGLVLVARVPGLDWIVKLYIHIFRCTPLLVQIVWFFYALPMITGYTLPDWFAAGLGLTLYMAAFAAEIFRAGVISIEKGQWEASTVLGFSYVTRMRHIILPQATRRMIPPIVSQAILQLKNTSLLSVVAVPDIMYAAGGLTMATYRPLEVYTFAALLYLVILTPVTLLANRFEIKH
- a CDS encoding amino acid ABC transporter ATP-binding protein, which gives rise to MINVRNLRKSFGTLEVLKGIDLSVAAGDVAVLIGPSGCGKSTLLRCLNLLEPPSAGTLEIAGRRVDFNDGKRVREREQAAFRAATGMVFQSFNLFPHMTVLENVMSGPLLNGLRSRADARDLAVALLDRVGLGHRIDLYPRQISGGQAQRVAIARALALEPEVMLFDEPTSALDPELVGEVLEVMQSLAQDGTTMIVVTHEMSFARNVANRVVFLDGGVVVENGPPEQVLDAPKSDRLRAFLSRVGHG